The following are from one region of the Quercus robur chromosome 1, dhQueRobu3.1, whole genome shotgun sequence genome:
- the LOC126713513 gene encoding uncharacterized protein LOC126713513 has protein sequence MASSLSSFCSLSPPVRSPKLFHYPQVRSQSFKDEEKPSNIVDANLNVLRQRIEEVKRKERFNTCNTLKSEWCYQSGYDHKHKRDAMLSQSIELFALGTGAIGLVFLIGSLCICIVSLLTCSLNI, from the exons ATGGCTTCCTCTTTATCATCTTTCTGCAGCTTAAGCCCCCCTGTTCGCAGTCCTAAGTTATTCCACTACCCCCAAGTGAGATCCCAAAGCTTCAAGGACGAAG AAAAGCCATCAAATATTGTGGATGCCAACTTGAACGTTCTAAGACAGAGAATAGAAGAAGTGAAGAGGAAGGAGAGGTTTAATACATGCAATACACTCAAAAGTGAGTGGTGCTATCAGTCTGGTTATGATCATAAACACAAGCGTGATGCCATGCTATCACAATCCATTGAGCTCTTTGCTTTAGGCACTGGTGCAATTGGGCTTGTGTTTCTCATCGGTTCCCTTTGCATTTGtattgtttctcttttaacttGTTCATTGAATATTTGA